The genome window TTGTGGAATGAGATATACTGGCGGAAAATTTTCAGCGGATAGCAATCGTTCCGCAATATTGTATCCATCTTTGAGAAGATGTTCCTTCATGGGATTGAGTGCAATGCCCACTATATCGACGTCCGGATCCGGGTGGGGAAAAAGTATAGCGTCACTAATGGGGAGAGTGTATGGCCTTGAAGGTTCAAGAACACGCCTTTTTTGTTCATTCATTCGCGCAAAATCAAAACGTAACCAGAGTGCGTCCGATATAACGTGTTTATTTGTAATAATTAGAGCTATGACTATGTTGTCAATCTTCATGCCATAGAAGAATCCAGTTCCGGATGATTGCGGCATATAGTCAATGGTTTTGCCGGAGGTTATTCTAACGACAGTGTGGTTAAGCTGATCCGCAAGGCTGGGCTTTCGCGAGCGGTCATGCTCCATGGCTTCGGGCGTCCGCATCTCAATCTCCCCCTTTTTACACAACTGTCGAAAGTAGAATCTTTTGGTGTCGTCTGGACATTCGGAGGTCGAATGCACGAAATCAAGTACGAAGCTCTCTTCAGGTGCCCAATTGGCCACAGCTTTCGAGCTACGATTGTTCGGCAGGGTCAGTCGCCAAGGGTCTTGTGTCCAACGTGCTACGAAGTATGGGTGGCCAAGCACGTCCCGATGGCTGACCAGATTTCCGATAGCTGGCCGCGAGATGAACCGGTGGTGGATCTTTGATCGCCACATTCCCGGCAGAGTGGAGATCAAAGGGCTCCGCCGGTTAGCGCCGGCGGGGCTTTTCTGTTTCAGGCCGCTTTCGTGCGGTGGATCTCGTTTCTGGCCGCCTGCGCCAGGAAGGCGGAGCGGTTCATGTCGAGCTGCTCCGCTGCTTCATCGATGGCTTCGAGCAGGCCTTGCTCCATGCTGATATTCGCTCGCACCGTCTTGGTGAGGCGGCGGATCGCCGGAACCTGGACGAGGAATGCGCCCTCGGCGAGATCCTCGGCGACAGCCGCGCGCACCTGCTCGAGGCCGCTGGCTGCGGGCATCACATGGCCGTCGGCGAAGTAGTCGTCGAGAGCCGCGATGGCATTGGCCATCAGATCCTCTTCTTCGTCGGCTGCTGCAAAGCAGTCCGGCACATCCGGGAAGGAAACGCCGTAGGCGCTTCCCGGGTCGTGGTGGACAATGGCCCAGTAGATCATGCTTGCTCCATCCTTCTCCGTTTCTGCCCACCCTTGGCGGGGTGCCGACGGGCTGGATTAAATCCAGCCCGCCTGCTTCGCTATGTTGCGGGCTGTGCCTGTTGGCAGATCCCGCTTCGGGTGGGGGACGATAACCGTCCGGTCTCCTTTCCTCAGCTTCACGTGCGATCCCCTCTGCGAAACCACGGTGAAGCCTTCCTTCTGGAGCCGGGCGATGATCGCCTTTGAATTCTTCTCCATGCGCAATTATATACACACTTGCGCAAGGTTGCGCAAGCCTTTGTGTGTAAATAAATGCGCAAAAGTTAGCGCGCGGCGCTTATCACTAGCCACTATTCCAAGGCGGTGGATCGCGCGGCAGCCTCTAGGCGCCGCTTGTCCATAAGCACGAGGCCCCGCCGGTTCCCGCAGGCGGGGCTCTTTGTGTTTGAGGGGCGATTTCGCGTTTCATCTGGCGAGGTGAAACGCGCTCGTTAACCTGCCATTATCCGTGAGGTAGAAGGCTCGGGGTTTCTGGAGACGCCACGATGAGTGATCGCAATTCACCCGGTAGACATTACCTCTATGCACTTCTGGGGCTGCTCTGAGATGCGTTCCCGGGCATATCTGGTGGCCGCGACGCTTTCGCTCGCGGCGGCCTCAAGCGCGTGTGGAGACGACCTCCCGGACTGCGGGCTGTATGCCTACCGCGCCGACATCACCCGGGTGATCGACGGCGACACAGTGGTCGCGAACGTGGATCTCGGTTTCGACGTCTGGCTCCACAACGAGCACCTCCGGCTCTACCAGGTGCAGGCGCCGGAGCGCGGCGAAGCTGGTTACGATGAGGCGGAGGAAGCGCTGCGGGCTAGGGTGGAGGGAAAGAGCCTCTACATCTGTACTCACCAGATGAAGCGCCTCGACCGGGAGGCGACGGGGTCATTCGGGCGGTATCTTGTGACGCTCTATGAGGGTGGGGAGAGCGTGAACGACTGGCTGGTGCGGGAGGGGTTCGCCGTGGAGTATTTGAGGTGAGGTGGGCGTTGCGGCCCTGTGACCTCAACGCGGCGCCGATCCTCCCGGCCCTTTGCGGCGCTGGTCCATAACCACGAGGCCCAGCCGGTTCACGCCAGCGGGGCTTTTTGTATTATGGGCTTCACCTATGTTCTGGTGAATTCACTACAGGAGGAGCATTAAGCATATGCCGATAAAGTCAGGTCCGCCGACACAAGAAACGCAGGAAAAGTGGACGGAAATGCTCGAAAAAATGGGTGCAGAGCAGGTGCTGATCCGGTTGAATACGGACAAGCACATTGGTGGCACTCGTTCATCTTCAGTGCATTTTATGCGTGTCGATGAGGGCGGGACTTCTCGCCCTCCGCCGCGATCCTTCGTTGAAGACTGGCTATCAGACCAAGCTTCGAAATCACGAAGAGCTCAGTCAAGGGACAGATGTGTGCTTTACATCGCGGCCGGCGCTGGAGTCGTGGGCGTGGTCCTAGCGGCTGTCGGACTCTTCCACTGAGACTAGAGTGCCTCAACTGCGTCATTGCAGCTCACCACGGACCGTCCTTGTTCCACTGCGGCCGGTCAGGCGTGAGCTTCACCGGCCCTGCCTCCAGCGCCTCCAAGTACAGCCGCTTCACCTCGGCCAGCGCCTCATCGAGGGTCTCGCAGGATGGTCGCGGTGCCGGCGGATACCACTGTGGGGACACCCACCAGAGGTGCCGGATTTCGAACGGGAGCTGCGGCTGCTGGCGGATGTAGGCGATTGCCTTGCCGTCGTGGCGGATGGTCCACAATTCGGTATCGCCGACATGCTGAGGGGGCGTGCGCTGGCGGGTGAAGGACATAGCTCAAGAGATGGTCTGAGTGTGGTCAGTAGGCAATGCCTAACGGAGTGCTCGGAGGTTCATTGAACCTGTGTGAACCCCTGAGGGGCGATATCCTGCGCAAAAAGCCGATCTACAGCCCGCTTCCCGCGCAGGATTTCATCAGGTTACGCGACATGCTGGCCGCTCATAACGGCTTGGCTGGGGGTTCGAATCCCTCCGGGCCTACCATCGAGAGAATAAGCCATTGAAACTGCCGTGCAATTGGGAACAGTGGACCATGGATCCACACCTGTGGCTCAGGTCGCGCGCTGAAGGGCCCCGTTTTCGCCATGGCGGAGCTCGCAAGCCACGGCCTGTTGGCGCTCCGTGAACAGATGCCGGATGTGCGCGGATCGGCAGGTTCGGGCAGTGAGGCGATTTCAAGCTCGGAGCATCCGGCTTCAGCCAGGAGCCTGTCGGCGGCCGGGCAAACGCCGTGGGCCGCGTGCCGGGAAAGCCGGGCGTCCTCAGGCCAGATTCGCATCCGTCGTCCAAAGCCGCAGCAGCGAAAGGCCAGCCGAAGGCGGCGAAGAAAGGGGCGTGGCGCCGGCAGCGGGCCCGTCTATGCTGCGCTGGAGGTGCGGCATGGTCGGAACCTCCACATGGTCGCCGGTCTCCCGGACGTGGGGACAAACGCACCCACACTTCAGTGACCGCCAGAGGCGCGCGGCGCGAACAGTGTCCAGACAGGACCTGCGCGCGAGGGCTGCAGGACGACGCGCCGGCCCCCGGCGTGGGGCGGCATCGGTTGCCGCCTTCCAGCCGGCAATCTGCTCCGGCGTGCAGGTGCCCGGCATGCCCCCAACCCCTGCGCTTGCGGGGAAATCCGCGTCGCCGCGGTCATGATCAGCCCGGCGCCGGCCCGCCGGGCATTGTATTCGGTGGCATGTGGCCGGGGCGCGGCCCGGTTCAAGGTGAGCGGGCCATGACGCTCCGGCGCTGTCGCCGCCGCGGGCCAGGCGCGGGTGCGGCGAAGAGCGGGGCCGGGGAATCGGGCGGCCTTTCGCGAGATGGGGCGCGAAGGGGGATCAGCCGCGATAGCGCTCTGCCGGCAGGGTGTTGCCGAAGCCCGGCAGCATGTCCTGGCGCGCGCTCTGGTAGGCGTCCCAGAGAGCCGCTTCGGGCAGGGCGGGGATGGTGATCGCCTCGTGGCGGTCGAAGCCCTGCAAGGCGGCGTCGACCAGGTCGTTCACGTCCATCATCGGCGGCAGGTTGGCGGGATCGACCCCGCTGCGCTCCCAGATCTCCGTGCGCGTGCCTGACGGAAGCACGCCCTGCACGTAGACGCCCCGGGGGCCGAGTTCATGGGCCAGCGCCTGCGACAGGAAGATCACGAAGGCCTTCGTGGCGCCGTAGACCGTCATGCCGAACTCCGGCATCAGCCCCACCACCGAGGCGATGTTGATGATCGACCCGCGGCCCTCGCGCGCGAAGCGGGAGGCGGCGGCGTTGGCGAGCTGCGTCAGGCTGGTCACGTTCAGCGTGATCAGCCGGGCGAGGTCGGCGCTGTCCTGCTCGGCGAAACTGCCGAGCAGCCCGGCCCCGGCATTGTTCACCAGGATCCCGATATCCGCGTCCTCGCGCAGCCGTGCCTCGACCCGGGCGATGTCTGCCGCCTCGGTCAGGTCGGCGGGCAGGATGTCGATGGCAACGCCGGTGTCCGCGCGCAGCCTGGTGGCCAGGGCGTCCATCCGCGCGGTGTCACGGGCGACGAGCACGAGGTCGTGCCCCCGCCGGGCGAAACGGTCCGCGTAGGTGGCGCCGATGCCTGTCGAGGCGCCGGTGATGAGGGTCTTCGTGGGCATGGCATTGCTCTCCGGGAATCTTGTGGCTACATTCATGATGAGCGTCATCAATGAAGCTCGAATATGATGATCATCATGAATGTGTCAAGCCCGGGAGACGAGGAAAGGTCCGCCGATGAAAGTGTCGAAAGAGCAGATGGCCGAAAATCGCGGCCGCATCCTGGCGCAGGCCGCGCGGCTGTTTCGCGACAAGGGGTTCGACGGGGTGTCCGTGGCCGAGGTGATGAAGGCCGCGGGCCTCACGCATGGCGGTTTCTACGGCCATTTCGCGTCGAAGGATGATCTGATCGCGCAGACCATGGCGCATGCCCTCGCCGACGCGGAAACGGACAAGGATGGCTTCGACGCGGCGCTTGCCTCCTACCTGTCGCCCGCGCATCGTGACGCGCCGGGCGCGGGCTGTCCGACCGCGGCATTCGCCTCGGACGCGCGCCGCCAGGCGCCCGAGGCCCGCGCGGCGATGTCCGCAGGGCTCGAGCGGCATGTCGCCCGGCTTGCAACCTCGCTGGAGGAGAAGGGTGTGCCGGACACCCGCACCGCCGCGATCGGCACGTGGTCCGCGATGGTCGGCGCGGTGATCCTGGCGCGCTCCGTCGATGACGCGGCCCTCTCGGACGAGATCCTTCGGCGCACGCGGGACTGGATCACCGCCGCCCTGGCGGAGTGAGGCGCCGGGCGGGGCCTCGGCCAGCAGCCGTCGAACCGATGCGCTCCCCTCCCGCCCGGAGGGCTGCGCAACGGCTCCCGGGCGCGCCAGGGCGCTGTCCGCCACCCTCACGGGCATCTCTTCCGAGGCCTTCCCGTGCTCGGCTGCGGCCCCCGGCGCACTCCGGAGATCGGCTGCGGCCCCCGGGGCGTACCCGGGGGCCGCGGCGGCGCGGGATCAGCCCTCCGGCAGCACGGCGAACTCCGTCATCATCCCGGTGGCGAGATGCGCCATGTGGTGGCAATGCAGCATCCAGGGCGCGGGCTCCCCGGCATCGAGCGCCACGGTCACCGAGCCCATCGGCGGCACGAGAACCGTGTCGCGCACCGCGCCGGCGATCGGCCGGTCTCCGACAGCGACCACCTGGAAGACATGCCCGTGCAGGTGCATCGGGTGCGCCATTGCCGACATGTTGTGGAACATCAGCTCCACCCGCTCGCCCCGGGTGGCCGGGATCGGCGTGTGCCGGCTCCAGGTCTCGCCGTTGATGGTCCAGACATAGGGGTCCATCGCGCCGTTGAGCATCACCATGTGCCGGCGGGTGGGCCTGCGCGCGGGCAGCGGCGCCCGTGCCTGCAGCGCCAGTTCCAGCGACATGTCTCCGGAGACGGGCGCCGCGGCCTGCTCCCCTTGCGCGGAGATCTTCCCGACCGGGCGGCCCGCCGGAGCGAGCACGATCCCCGCACGGTCCCGCGTGCCTTCGCGCAGGGCGAGCACCGGCAGCGGCTCCCCGTCCTGCGGCAGGTCGAGCACGATCTCCAGCCGCTGACCGGAGGAGATGGGGAAGCGGGAGGCCGTGTGCGGCACCACCGGATCGCCGTCCACCGCGATCAGCCGGCCCTGCACCCTGCCGGTGTCGACCCGGAAACTGGTCATGGAGGCGGCGTTGATGATGCGCAGGTGGACGCGGCCGCCACGCTCCACCCGCACCACGTCCGGGTCATCCAGCGTGCGGTCATTGGCGAGATAGGCATCGAAGTCGAAGTCATTGAGATCCATGGCCATTCCGGCCATGTTCATGCCGTGCCCCGCTCCCCCGTGCTGCATCGGCATCGGCATCGGCATCGACATCGGTGCGGCCCCGGCCCGTGGCGCACTGTCCGGCGCCATGGCGTGGGCCATCGGGTGCGCCTGCCCAGACATGCCGGTGATGGCGGCCAGCACCTCGCCGGCGGGGCGGAAGCTGAAATCATGCAGGAACATCACCACCTCCTGGCGATCCTCCGTCAGGTCCTCCGGTCGCCGGACGATCAGCGGCGCGGCCAGCAGGGCGATTTCCTGCTGCGGCACATGGCTGTGCATCCAGAACGTCCCGGGGCGCGGGGTGAAGTCATAGGCGCGCAGCTCGCCCGGGCGCAGCATGGGGGTGGTGTTCGGCGCGCCATCCTGGTCGTTGGGGGGGATCTGGCCGTGCCAGTGGATGATGGTGTCCTCGGCGAGGGCGTTGCGCAGGTCCACGCGGAAGGGCTGGTCCGGGTCGAGGATCAGCCCCTGTCCCCCCAGGGCATTCGTCAGGCCGGGCACGGTGGCGGCGCGTCCGCGGATGTCGATGACCCGGGTCTCGGCGGTGAGCGGGAGCGGGCGGGGGGCGGCGCCGGCGCGCCCGGACAGCATCAGGCTGGCGGACAGGCCGACGGAGGCGGACAGGAAGCCGCGGCGGGAGAAAGTGGTCATGGAAGGTCTCCGGAAGAGGATCGGGATGCTCTGGCGGGCCCGTGGCCCCTGGAGCTCACCCGCGCGGCGGCCGTCTCTCCGGAACGACGGGGCGGGACCAGAGGATGTCGGCCCCCGGCAAAACCTCCACAGGGCGCCCCGCGCCCCTTGCCCACCCGAACCACGCCGTCACGTCCGCCGGCTCGGCCACCAGGCAGTGCATCAGGCAGGCCCGTGACATGCGCGGCGCATGCCCTGCCGGATCGGCCTCCGCCGCATGGAACGCCGCGCTCTCCCCCGGGCAACACTCATCCGTTCCAAGGGCTTGCACACCCCCGGCCATGCCCGTCCACGAGAGGACAGCAGCCAGCAGCAGGAACCACAACCAGGGCGAAGAGCGCGTCATCGGGCGAGAATAGCGCGTGCCGGCGAAAGTTGCTGATCACGTTCCCGGGACGTGGGTGCGACCTCAGCCGGCGGGTGCGCAGGGCGGGCCGTCCCCCTCCCG of Paroceanicella profunda contains these proteins:
- a CDS encoding type II toxin-antitoxin system HicB family antitoxin, yielding MIYWAIVHHDPGSAYGVSFPDVPDCFAAADEEEDLMANAIAALDDYFADGHVMPAASGLEQVRAAVAEDLAEGAFLVQVPAIRRLTKTVRANISMEQGLLEAIDEAAEQLDMNRSAFLAQAARNEIHRTKAA
- a CDS encoding type II toxin-antitoxin system HicA family toxin; the encoded protein is MEKNSKAIIARLQKEGFTVVSQRGSHVKLRKGDRTVIVPHPKRDLPTGTARNIAKQAGWI
- a CDS encoding thermonuclease family protein, with the translated sequence MIAIHPVDITSMHFWGCSEMRSRAYLVAATLSLAAASSACGDDLPDCGLYAYRADITRVIDGDTVVANVDLGFDVWLHNEHLRLYQVQAPERGEAGYDEAEEALRARVEGKSLYICTHQMKRLDREATGSFGRYLVTLYEGGESVNDWLVREGFAVEYLR
- a CDS encoding SDR family NAD(P)-dependent oxidoreductase; the encoded protein is MPTKTLITGASTGIGATYADRFARRGHDLVLVARDTARMDALATRLRADTGVAIDILPADLTEAADIARVEARLREDADIGILVNNAGAGLLGSFAEQDSADLARLITLNVTSLTQLANAAASRFAREGRGSIINIASVVGLMPEFGMTVYGATKAFVIFLSQALAHELGPRGVYVQGVLPSGTRTEIWERSGVDPANLPPMMDVNDLVDAALQGFDRHEAITIPALPEAALWDAYQSARQDMLPGFGNTLPAERYRG
- a CDS encoding TetR/AcrR family transcriptional regulator, with amino-acid sequence MKVSKEQMAENRGRILAQAARLFRDKGFDGVSVAEVMKAAGLTHGGFYGHFASKDDLIAQTMAHALADAETDKDGFDAALASYLSPAHRDAPGAGCPTAAFASDARRQAPEARAAMSAGLERHVARLATSLEEKGVPDTRTAAIGTWSAMVGAVILARSVDDAALSDEILRRTRDWITAALAE
- a CDS encoding multicopper oxidase family protein, with amino-acid sequence MTTFSRRGFLSASVGLSASLMLSGRAGAAPRPLPLTAETRVIDIRGRAATVPGLTNALGGQGLILDPDQPFRVDLRNALAEDTIIHWHGQIPPNDQDGAPNTTPMLRPGELRAYDFTPRPGTFWMHSHVPQQEIALLAAPLIVRRPEDLTEDRQEVVMFLHDFSFRPAGEVLAAITGMSGQAHPMAHAMAPDSAPRAGAAPMSMPMPMPMQHGGAGHGMNMAGMAMDLNDFDFDAYLANDRTLDDPDVVRVERGGRVHLRIINAASMTSFRVDTGRVQGRLIAVDGDPVVPHTASRFPISSGQRLEIVLDLPQDGEPLPVLALREGTRDRAGIVLAPAGRPVGKISAQGEQAAAPVSGDMSLELALQARAPLPARRPTRRHMVMLNGAMDPYVWTINGETWSRHTPIPATRGERVELMFHNMSAMAHPMHLHGHVFQVVAVGDRPIAGAVRDTVLVPPMGSVTVALDAGEPAPWMLHCHHMAHLATGMMTEFAVLPEG